The proteins below come from a single Zonotrichia leucophrys gambelii isolate GWCS_2022_RI chromosome 3, RI_Zleu_2.0, whole genome shotgun sequence genomic window:
- the CEP68 gene encoding centrosomal protein of 68 kDa isoform X4 yields the protein MKRKRARGRSSVPMAVGVGKSPSEESLSGQAEGDGRWDGADTETEFPEPPGSLHHLLGTEEAKPSQRGTQGVAVSRQGHKATDVTHGGSSCHPDVSSASAPGFPRARANSSGKGLLVDRAADGGPVPCRVGHWFLSSEEQQVKDSGGWCPVSSPASSAEESIPAGSRHDAHVGRRRQSLGAPSPCPSTAELLRPQTPPSPESALRSRSVLSLSALSSEGSGPSEEPCGSVPGGTAVPSAGSTAAQDLRCPWREEGRALQRREPPGPLLGYRGSVGRVREISSYQADYWACAIPDSLPPSPDRSSPHWDPHKEYEDLLDYAYPLKPRYKLGRIPEPFLHDSGIGLDSFSTSPEGVSRSTSIYGRAGQARGSRENGLWEFVASAERFSTPRPGKRACSGAVSCFEPSPIAKASFGRSSSSHLSRGFAKDVRVESSGPSSPGCPAADGRSWDTRGSPNYTGQVESTRRFLTTTGVLPLRKEWETDEEFLSLPPRLKELERLAQFLSNLSLTIRMPGCDHHNLPHQSTSKEPLSSRLAPFEEGRGGDDRGNAEGYAGLWRHRSSRKPSWENTESCGWSHRDPPCRLHLPAALRDTQDGMCLDEPRVKGHPKKSQQSESLIQCVKMFCCQLEELIHWLYSVVDVTSSWVPPSPDADSVLASLHRYLEFRKDVADHRSLTESVLERGEALLDCMASNSPGIFAFQL from the exons ATGAAGAGAAAG AGAGCCCGAGGAAGGAGCTCTGTGCCGATGGCCGTGGGTGTGGGCAAATCGCCTTCTGAGGAGTCCCTGAGCGGACAGGCCGAGGGCGATGGGCGGTGGGACGGCGCAGACACGGAGACGGAATTCCCGGAGCCGCCAGGGAGCCTGCACCACCTTCTGGGCACAGAGGAGGCCAAGCCCAGCCAGCGAGGGACACAGGGGGTGGCAGTGAGCAGGCAAGGTCACAAGGCCACTGATGTCACCCACGGAGGCTCCAGCTGCCACCCAGACGTGTCTTCAGCATCTGCACCCGGATTTCCCAGAGCAAGAGCAAACTCCTCAGGGAAAGGGTTGTTGGTGGATAGAGCTGCTGATGGTGGCCCTGTGCCTTGTCGAGTTGGCCACTGGTTCCTCTCCTCAGAAGAGCAGCAG GTGAAGGATTCAGGTGGTTGGTGCCCGgtgtccagccctgccagctctgccgaggagagcatccctgctggcagccgCCACGATGCCCACGTTGGCCGTCGGAGGCAAAGTCTGGGAGCtccgtccccgtgtccctccacGGCGGAGCTCCTGCGGCCCCAAACCCCGCCCAGCCCCGAGAGCGCCCTGCGGAGCCGCTCCGTGCTGAGCCTCTCTGCCCTGTCCTCAGAAGGGAGCGGCCCCTCCGAGGAGCCGTGCGGCAGCGTGCCGGGCGGCACGGCTGTGCCCTCTGCGGGCAGCACGGCTGCCCAGGACCTGCGCTGCCCATGGCGGGAGGAAGGCAGGGCCCTGCAGAGGCgggagccccccgggcccctgCTCGGGTACCGCGGCTCCGTGGGGCGCGTCCGGGAGATCTCCTCCTACCAAGCCGATTACTGGGCCTGTGCCATTCCGGATTCTCTGCCCCCATCTCCGGACCGCAGCTCACCCCACTGGGACCCCCACAAGGAGTACGAGGACTTGCTGGACTATGCTTACCCACTGAAGCCAAGGTACAAGCTGGGAAGGATACCGGAGCCTTTCCTCCATGACTCAGGAATAGGTCTGGACAGCTTTTCTACTTCTCCTGAGGGCGTGTCCAGGTCCACCAGCATCTACGGCCGAGCTGGGCAGGCTCGGGGAAGCAGAGAAAACGGACTTTGGGAGTTTGTGGCCTCTGCAGAGAGATTCTCCACCCCAAGGCCTGGAAAAAGAGCCTGTTCAGGAGCTGTCTCATGCTTTGAGCCTTCACCTATTGCCAAAGCATCATTTGGAAGGAGTTCTTCCTCTCACCTTTCCAGAGGTTTTGCTAAGGATGTAAGGGTGGAATCATCTGGGCCAAGCTCCCCTGGGTGCCCTGCTGCCGATGGGAGAAGCTGGGATACCAGAGGAAGCCCAAACTACACAGGGCAGGTGGAAAGCACCAGGAGGTTTTTAACCACCACAGGAGTGCTCCCCCTGAGGAAGGAGTGGGAGACTGATGAAGAatttctctccctgcctccGAGACTGAAGGAGCTGGAAAGGCTGGCTCAGTTTTTGTCCAATCTTTCTTTAACTATAAGGATGCCTGGGTgtgaccaccacaaccttccACACCAGAGCACCAGCAAGGAGCCCCTTTCATCTAGGCTGGCTCCTTTTGAGGAAGGGAGAGGTGGGGATGACCGAGGGAATGCTGAGGGTTACGCTGGGCTCTGGCGGCACCGCAGCTCCCGAAAGCCCAgctgggaaaacacagaatCGTGTGGCTGGAGCCACAGGGATCCTCCCTGCAGGCTTCAtctgccagctgctctcagggacacacaggatGGGATGTGCCTGGATGAACCACGGGTCAAGGGGCATCCAAAGAAGAGCCAGCAGAGCGAGTCCCTTATCCAGTGTGTTAAG ATGTTTTGCTGCCAGCTGGAAGAGCTGATCCACTGGCTGTACAGCGTGGTGGATGTCACCAGCAGCTGGGTGCCACCCTCGCCAGATGCCGACAGCGTGTTGGCATCGCTGCACCGCTACCTG GAGTTCAGGAAGGATGTGGCCGACCACCGGAGCCTGACTGAGAGCGtgctggagaggggagaggCTCTCCTGGACTGCATGGCATCGAATTCCCCAG GCATTTTTGCTTTCCAGCTCTGA
- the CEP68 gene encoding centrosomal protein of 68 kDa isoform X3: protein MAVGVGKSPSEESLSGQAEGDGRWDGADTETEFPEPPGSLHHLLGTEEAKPSQRGTQGVAVSRQGHKATDVTHGGSSCHPDVSSASAPGFPRARANSSGKGLLVDRAADGGPVPCRVGHWFLSSEEQQVKDSGGWCPVSSPASSAEESIPAGSRHDAHVGRRRQSLGAPSPCPSTAELLRPQTPPSPESALRSRSVLSLSALSSEGSGPSEEPCGSVPGGTAVPSAGSTAAQDLRCPWREEGRALQRREPPGPLLGYRGSVGRVREISSYQADYWACAIPDSLPPSPDRSSPHWDPHKEYEDLLDYAYPLKPRYKLGRIPEPFLHDSGIGLDSFSTSPEGVSRSTSIYGRAGQARGSRENGLWEFVASAERFSTPRPGKRACSGAVSCFEPSPIAKASFGRSSSSHLSRGFAKDVRVESSGPSSPGCPAADGRSWDTRGSPNYTGQVESTRRFLTTTGVLPLRKEWETDEEFLSLPPRLKELERLAQFLSNLSLTIRMPGCDHHNLPHQSTSKEPLSSRLAPFEEGRGGDDRGNAEGYAGLWRHRSSRKPSWENTESCGWSHRDPPCRLHLPAALRDTQDGMCLDEPRVKGHPKKSQQSESLIQCVKMFCCQLEELIHWLYSVVDVTSSWVPPSPDADSVLASLHRYLEFRKDVADHRSLTESVLERGEALLDCMASNSPALKDTLALIAKQSEELESHAEHLYKSLLAAVGPVRGRDAGQDTGDAAHGCSLGAASVRPRLR from the exons ATGGCCGTGGGTGTGGGCAAATCGCCTTCTGAGGAGTCCCTGAGCGGACAGGCCGAGGGCGATGGGCGGTGGGACGGCGCAGACACGGAGACGGAATTCCCGGAGCCGCCAGGGAGCCTGCACCACCTTCTGGGCACAGAGGAGGCCAAGCCCAGCCAGCGAGGGACACAGGGGGTGGCAGTGAGCAGGCAAGGTCACAAGGCCACTGATGTCACCCACGGAGGCTCCAGCTGCCACCCAGACGTGTCTTCAGCATCTGCACCCGGATTTCCCAGAGCAAGAGCAAACTCCTCAGGGAAAGGGTTGTTGGTGGATAGAGCTGCTGATGGTGGCCCTGTGCCTTGTCGAGTTGGCCACTGGTTCCTCTCCTCAGAAGAGCAGCAG GTGAAGGATTCAGGTGGTTGGTGCCCGgtgtccagccctgccagctctgccgaggagagcatccctgctggcagccgCCACGATGCCCACGTTGGCCGTCGGAGGCAAAGTCTGGGAGCtccgtccccgtgtccctccacGGCGGAGCTCCTGCGGCCCCAAACCCCGCCCAGCCCCGAGAGCGCCCTGCGGAGCCGCTCCGTGCTGAGCCTCTCTGCCCTGTCCTCAGAAGGGAGCGGCCCCTCCGAGGAGCCGTGCGGCAGCGTGCCGGGCGGCACGGCTGTGCCCTCTGCGGGCAGCACGGCTGCCCAGGACCTGCGCTGCCCATGGCGGGAGGAAGGCAGGGCCCTGCAGAGGCgggagccccccgggcccctgCTCGGGTACCGCGGCTCCGTGGGGCGCGTCCGGGAGATCTCCTCCTACCAAGCCGATTACTGGGCCTGTGCCATTCCGGATTCTCTGCCCCCATCTCCGGACCGCAGCTCACCCCACTGGGACCCCCACAAGGAGTACGAGGACTTGCTGGACTATGCTTACCCACTGAAGCCAAGGTACAAGCTGGGAAGGATACCGGAGCCTTTCCTCCATGACTCAGGAATAGGTCTGGACAGCTTTTCTACTTCTCCTGAGGGCGTGTCCAGGTCCACCAGCATCTACGGCCGAGCTGGGCAGGCTCGGGGAAGCAGAGAAAACGGACTTTGGGAGTTTGTGGCCTCTGCAGAGAGATTCTCCACCCCAAGGCCTGGAAAAAGAGCCTGTTCAGGAGCTGTCTCATGCTTTGAGCCTTCACCTATTGCCAAAGCATCATTTGGAAGGAGTTCTTCCTCTCACCTTTCCAGAGGTTTTGCTAAGGATGTAAGGGTGGAATCATCTGGGCCAAGCTCCCCTGGGTGCCCTGCTGCCGATGGGAGAAGCTGGGATACCAGAGGAAGCCCAAACTACACAGGGCAGGTGGAAAGCACCAGGAGGTTTTTAACCACCACAGGAGTGCTCCCCCTGAGGAAGGAGTGGGAGACTGATGAAGAatttctctccctgcctccGAGACTGAAGGAGCTGGAAAGGCTGGCTCAGTTTTTGTCCAATCTTTCTTTAACTATAAGGATGCCTGGGTgtgaccaccacaaccttccACACCAGAGCACCAGCAAGGAGCCCCTTTCATCTAGGCTGGCTCCTTTTGAGGAAGGGAGAGGTGGGGATGACCGAGGGAATGCTGAGGGTTACGCTGGGCTCTGGCGGCACCGCAGCTCCCGAAAGCCCAgctgggaaaacacagaatCGTGTGGCTGGAGCCACAGGGATCCTCCCTGCAGGCTTCAtctgccagctgctctcagggacacacaggatGGGATGTGCCTGGATGAACCACGGGTCAAGGGGCATCCAAAGAAGAGCCAGCAGAGCGAGTCCCTTATCCAGTGTGTTAAG ATGTTTTGCTGCCAGCTGGAAGAGCTGATCCACTGGCTGTACAGCGTGGTGGATGTCACCAGCAGCTGGGTGCCACCCTCGCCAGATGCCGACAGCGTGTTGGCATCGCTGCACCGCTACCTG GAGTTCAGGAAGGATGTGGCCGACCACCGGAGCCTGACTGAGAGCGtgctggagaggggagaggCTCTCCTGGACTGCATGGCATCGAATTCCCCAG CTCTGAAGGACACGCTGGCTCTGATTGCCAAACAGTCGGAGGAGCTGGAAAGCCACGCAGAGCACCTGTACAagtccctgctggctgctgtgggccCCGTGCGGGGCAGGGACGCGGGGCAGGACACGGGGGATGCAGCACACGGCTGCTCCCTGG GTGCTGCCTCTGTCAGACCTAGGCTGCGTTAG
- the CEP68 gene encoding centrosomal protein of 68 kDa isoform X2 yields the protein MRARGRSSVPMAVGVGKSPSEESLSGQAEGDGRWDGADTETEFPEPPGSLHHLLGTEEAKPSQRGTQGVAVSRQGHKATDVTHGGSSCHPDVSSASAPGFPRARANSSGKGLLVDRAADGGPVPCRVGHWFLSSEEQQVKDSGGWCPVSSPASSAEESIPAGSRHDAHVGRRRQSLGAPSPCPSTAELLRPQTPPSPESALRSRSVLSLSALSSEGSGPSEEPCGSVPGGTAVPSAGSTAAQDLRCPWREEGRALQRREPPGPLLGYRGSVGRVREISSYQADYWACAIPDSLPPSPDRSSPHWDPHKEYEDLLDYAYPLKPRYKLGRIPEPFLHDSGIGLDSFSTSPEGVSRSTSIYGRAGQARGSRENGLWEFVASAERFSTPRPGKRACSGAVSCFEPSPIAKASFGRSSSSHLSRGFAKDVRVESSGPSSPGCPAADGRSWDTRGSPNYTGQVESTRRFLTTTGVLPLRKEWETDEEFLSLPPRLKELERLAQFLSNLSLTIRMPGCDHHNLPHQSTSKEPLSSRLAPFEEGRGGDDRGNAEGYAGLWRHRSSRKPSWENTESCGWSHRDPPCRLHLPAALRDTQDGMCLDEPRVKGHPKKSQQSESLIQCVKMFCCQLEELIHWLYSVVDVTSSWVPPSPDADSVLASLHRYLEFRKDVADHRSLTESVLERGEALLDCMASNSPALKDTLALIAKQSEELESHAEHLYKSLLAAVGPVRGRDAGQDTGDAAHGCSLGAASVRPRLR from the exons ATG AGAGCCCGAGGAAGGAGCTCTGTGCCGATGGCCGTGGGTGTGGGCAAATCGCCTTCTGAGGAGTCCCTGAGCGGACAGGCCGAGGGCGATGGGCGGTGGGACGGCGCAGACACGGAGACGGAATTCCCGGAGCCGCCAGGGAGCCTGCACCACCTTCTGGGCACAGAGGAGGCCAAGCCCAGCCAGCGAGGGACACAGGGGGTGGCAGTGAGCAGGCAAGGTCACAAGGCCACTGATGTCACCCACGGAGGCTCCAGCTGCCACCCAGACGTGTCTTCAGCATCTGCACCCGGATTTCCCAGAGCAAGAGCAAACTCCTCAGGGAAAGGGTTGTTGGTGGATAGAGCTGCTGATGGTGGCCCTGTGCCTTGTCGAGTTGGCCACTGGTTCCTCTCCTCAGAAGAGCAGCAG GTGAAGGATTCAGGTGGTTGGTGCCCGgtgtccagccctgccagctctgccgaggagagcatccctgctggcagccgCCACGATGCCCACGTTGGCCGTCGGAGGCAAAGTCTGGGAGCtccgtccccgtgtccctccacGGCGGAGCTCCTGCGGCCCCAAACCCCGCCCAGCCCCGAGAGCGCCCTGCGGAGCCGCTCCGTGCTGAGCCTCTCTGCCCTGTCCTCAGAAGGGAGCGGCCCCTCCGAGGAGCCGTGCGGCAGCGTGCCGGGCGGCACGGCTGTGCCCTCTGCGGGCAGCACGGCTGCCCAGGACCTGCGCTGCCCATGGCGGGAGGAAGGCAGGGCCCTGCAGAGGCgggagccccccgggcccctgCTCGGGTACCGCGGCTCCGTGGGGCGCGTCCGGGAGATCTCCTCCTACCAAGCCGATTACTGGGCCTGTGCCATTCCGGATTCTCTGCCCCCATCTCCGGACCGCAGCTCACCCCACTGGGACCCCCACAAGGAGTACGAGGACTTGCTGGACTATGCTTACCCACTGAAGCCAAGGTACAAGCTGGGAAGGATACCGGAGCCTTTCCTCCATGACTCAGGAATAGGTCTGGACAGCTTTTCTACTTCTCCTGAGGGCGTGTCCAGGTCCACCAGCATCTACGGCCGAGCTGGGCAGGCTCGGGGAAGCAGAGAAAACGGACTTTGGGAGTTTGTGGCCTCTGCAGAGAGATTCTCCACCCCAAGGCCTGGAAAAAGAGCCTGTTCAGGAGCTGTCTCATGCTTTGAGCCTTCACCTATTGCCAAAGCATCATTTGGAAGGAGTTCTTCCTCTCACCTTTCCAGAGGTTTTGCTAAGGATGTAAGGGTGGAATCATCTGGGCCAAGCTCCCCTGGGTGCCCTGCTGCCGATGGGAGAAGCTGGGATACCAGAGGAAGCCCAAACTACACAGGGCAGGTGGAAAGCACCAGGAGGTTTTTAACCACCACAGGAGTGCTCCCCCTGAGGAAGGAGTGGGAGACTGATGAAGAatttctctccctgcctccGAGACTGAAGGAGCTGGAAAGGCTGGCTCAGTTTTTGTCCAATCTTTCTTTAACTATAAGGATGCCTGGGTgtgaccaccacaaccttccACACCAGAGCACCAGCAAGGAGCCCCTTTCATCTAGGCTGGCTCCTTTTGAGGAAGGGAGAGGTGGGGATGACCGAGGGAATGCTGAGGGTTACGCTGGGCTCTGGCGGCACCGCAGCTCCCGAAAGCCCAgctgggaaaacacagaatCGTGTGGCTGGAGCCACAGGGATCCTCCCTGCAGGCTTCAtctgccagctgctctcagggacacacaggatGGGATGTGCCTGGATGAACCACGGGTCAAGGGGCATCCAAAGAAGAGCCAGCAGAGCGAGTCCCTTATCCAGTGTGTTAAG ATGTTTTGCTGCCAGCTGGAAGAGCTGATCCACTGGCTGTACAGCGTGGTGGATGTCACCAGCAGCTGGGTGCCACCCTCGCCAGATGCCGACAGCGTGTTGGCATCGCTGCACCGCTACCTG GAGTTCAGGAAGGATGTGGCCGACCACCGGAGCCTGACTGAGAGCGtgctggagaggggagaggCTCTCCTGGACTGCATGGCATCGAATTCCCCAG CTCTGAAGGACACGCTGGCTCTGATTGCCAAACAGTCGGAGGAGCTGGAAAGCCACGCAGAGCACCTGTACAagtccctgctggctgctgtgggccCCGTGCGGGGCAGGGACGCGGGGCAGGACACGGGGGATGCAGCACACGGCTGCTCCCTGG GTGCTGCCTCTGTCAGACCTAGGCTGCGTTAG
- the CEP68 gene encoding centrosomal protein of 68 kDa isoform X1, giving the protein MKRKRARGRSSVPMAVGVGKSPSEESLSGQAEGDGRWDGADTETEFPEPPGSLHHLLGTEEAKPSQRGTQGVAVSRQGHKATDVTHGGSSCHPDVSSASAPGFPRARANSSGKGLLVDRAADGGPVPCRVGHWFLSSEEQQVKDSGGWCPVSSPASSAEESIPAGSRHDAHVGRRRQSLGAPSPCPSTAELLRPQTPPSPESALRSRSVLSLSALSSEGSGPSEEPCGSVPGGTAVPSAGSTAAQDLRCPWREEGRALQRREPPGPLLGYRGSVGRVREISSYQADYWACAIPDSLPPSPDRSSPHWDPHKEYEDLLDYAYPLKPRYKLGRIPEPFLHDSGIGLDSFSTSPEGVSRSTSIYGRAGQARGSRENGLWEFVASAERFSTPRPGKRACSGAVSCFEPSPIAKASFGRSSSSHLSRGFAKDVRVESSGPSSPGCPAADGRSWDTRGSPNYTGQVESTRRFLTTTGVLPLRKEWETDEEFLSLPPRLKELERLAQFLSNLSLTIRMPGCDHHNLPHQSTSKEPLSSRLAPFEEGRGGDDRGNAEGYAGLWRHRSSRKPSWENTESCGWSHRDPPCRLHLPAALRDTQDGMCLDEPRVKGHPKKSQQSESLIQCVKMFCCQLEELIHWLYSVVDVTSSWVPPSPDADSVLASLHRYLEFRKDVADHRSLTESVLERGEALLDCMASNSPALKDTLALIAKQSEELESHAEHLYKSLLAAVGPVRGRDAGQDTGDAAHGCSLGAASVRPRLR; this is encoded by the exons ATGAAGAGAAAG AGAGCCCGAGGAAGGAGCTCTGTGCCGATGGCCGTGGGTGTGGGCAAATCGCCTTCTGAGGAGTCCCTGAGCGGACAGGCCGAGGGCGATGGGCGGTGGGACGGCGCAGACACGGAGACGGAATTCCCGGAGCCGCCAGGGAGCCTGCACCACCTTCTGGGCACAGAGGAGGCCAAGCCCAGCCAGCGAGGGACACAGGGGGTGGCAGTGAGCAGGCAAGGTCACAAGGCCACTGATGTCACCCACGGAGGCTCCAGCTGCCACCCAGACGTGTCTTCAGCATCTGCACCCGGATTTCCCAGAGCAAGAGCAAACTCCTCAGGGAAAGGGTTGTTGGTGGATAGAGCTGCTGATGGTGGCCCTGTGCCTTGTCGAGTTGGCCACTGGTTCCTCTCCTCAGAAGAGCAGCAG GTGAAGGATTCAGGTGGTTGGTGCCCGgtgtccagccctgccagctctgccgaggagagcatccctgctggcagccgCCACGATGCCCACGTTGGCCGTCGGAGGCAAAGTCTGGGAGCtccgtccccgtgtccctccacGGCGGAGCTCCTGCGGCCCCAAACCCCGCCCAGCCCCGAGAGCGCCCTGCGGAGCCGCTCCGTGCTGAGCCTCTCTGCCCTGTCCTCAGAAGGGAGCGGCCCCTCCGAGGAGCCGTGCGGCAGCGTGCCGGGCGGCACGGCTGTGCCCTCTGCGGGCAGCACGGCTGCCCAGGACCTGCGCTGCCCATGGCGGGAGGAAGGCAGGGCCCTGCAGAGGCgggagccccccgggcccctgCTCGGGTACCGCGGCTCCGTGGGGCGCGTCCGGGAGATCTCCTCCTACCAAGCCGATTACTGGGCCTGTGCCATTCCGGATTCTCTGCCCCCATCTCCGGACCGCAGCTCACCCCACTGGGACCCCCACAAGGAGTACGAGGACTTGCTGGACTATGCTTACCCACTGAAGCCAAGGTACAAGCTGGGAAGGATACCGGAGCCTTTCCTCCATGACTCAGGAATAGGTCTGGACAGCTTTTCTACTTCTCCTGAGGGCGTGTCCAGGTCCACCAGCATCTACGGCCGAGCTGGGCAGGCTCGGGGAAGCAGAGAAAACGGACTTTGGGAGTTTGTGGCCTCTGCAGAGAGATTCTCCACCCCAAGGCCTGGAAAAAGAGCCTGTTCAGGAGCTGTCTCATGCTTTGAGCCTTCACCTATTGCCAAAGCATCATTTGGAAGGAGTTCTTCCTCTCACCTTTCCAGAGGTTTTGCTAAGGATGTAAGGGTGGAATCATCTGGGCCAAGCTCCCCTGGGTGCCCTGCTGCCGATGGGAGAAGCTGGGATACCAGAGGAAGCCCAAACTACACAGGGCAGGTGGAAAGCACCAGGAGGTTTTTAACCACCACAGGAGTGCTCCCCCTGAGGAAGGAGTGGGAGACTGATGAAGAatttctctccctgcctccGAGACTGAAGGAGCTGGAAAGGCTGGCTCAGTTTTTGTCCAATCTTTCTTTAACTATAAGGATGCCTGGGTgtgaccaccacaaccttccACACCAGAGCACCAGCAAGGAGCCCCTTTCATCTAGGCTGGCTCCTTTTGAGGAAGGGAGAGGTGGGGATGACCGAGGGAATGCTGAGGGTTACGCTGGGCTCTGGCGGCACCGCAGCTCCCGAAAGCCCAgctgggaaaacacagaatCGTGTGGCTGGAGCCACAGGGATCCTCCCTGCAGGCTTCAtctgccagctgctctcagggacacacaggatGGGATGTGCCTGGATGAACCACGGGTCAAGGGGCATCCAAAGAAGAGCCAGCAGAGCGAGTCCCTTATCCAGTGTGTTAAG ATGTTTTGCTGCCAGCTGGAAGAGCTGATCCACTGGCTGTACAGCGTGGTGGATGTCACCAGCAGCTGGGTGCCACCCTCGCCAGATGCCGACAGCGTGTTGGCATCGCTGCACCGCTACCTG GAGTTCAGGAAGGATGTGGCCGACCACCGGAGCCTGACTGAGAGCGtgctggagaggggagaggCTCTCCTGGACTGCATGGCATCGAATTCCCCAG CTCTGAAGGACACGCTGGCTCTGATTGCCAAACAGTCGGAGGAGCTGGAAAGCCACGCAGAGCACCTGTACAagtccctgctggctgctgtgggccCCGTGCGGGGCAGGGACGCGGGGCAGGACACGGGGGATGCAGCACACGGCTGCTCCCTGG GTGCTGCCTCTGTCAGACCTAGGCTGCGTTAG